A genomic stretch from Podospora pseudoanserina strain CBS 124.78 chromosome 3, whole genome shotgun sequence includes:
- a CDS encoding hypothetical protein (EggNog:ENOG503NXDK; COG:U) yields MDGNNTSAPLADYFWIAGIEDVKYDDEPASQLDVEDTIVEDEDGEAETDRSVATPSRATARHSRQNSANRLSVMSKLSLSGSEEPSQDDVEEKDITKSNRSSATIRPNPPPSLNTGLANGTNGTSGTNGFDLGSLGGGQGIGFDGFPADFDFDKALLKFAAERENFLDDLTFSAGARVQSRPPMVNPRTERLKAEDAESGRKSPLKSIRGSIRRKMSFRDMSSVRKQPMTPRAGSLASIRTAKRLSNYNSVIPPPEPLNLDPDMHPLKRRFEPVLLDRYPPRDASADDLARRGKFPDYVPMFAFPNDIQIVSSDDRPRSTWHGFTMTSDDNSKIYGITIIVWVALHAEVADEVEKRCERWRQRHMSNEERELAASLGGRLAAERAYLSQLLAKLGTVPSGSAARESLDEQISAVEEKIALMTEMLRPLRHGAASKIDGLTAGETGLWAPRAFGILGRDPAKMQFWKEWLRAVTVPMTDGAVLRIPPSSPKVGRWQPLERYVVNLCTEAFSPLSSLTQVELGVRELRLYARKEAANELPGSRSIDIYALFRCLSLENIVLLFEYAMSEGRIIFLSSHTGMLHLACHALANLLYPLKWASIFIPVLPARLISALEAPCPYIVGIERRYEKIELPDDDYVLVDLDKDSIDATHQAVSLPRQHRRKLLSLLQIAAPHRLRYGVTPGPPPYAIEAFPYDAYSAENETLFNPLPMKSSLGKWVSQNSSTFAEPDPPECIRTPLFNAFAQAKIDPSRMERPPTSKSSKGSPPSSVSPVSMNFPPMPITPISRSDSGFAATLREKRSGHFDERSRRSSSFGVDKQPPHPSMAHRPSLPFLNGHTQNMSISAISIDSQSSFGGYAPSTYAQSTIAASTIMPNMMVQPVKNTENTVWVEGHCFNWEPTETGSTCTVCDERSEGDGLYKCNGCDCLSHNRCLGFVSLVCPEAFHPDRVRAAFVRCLASLLYTYRKHLGRPTREQKGHGQLYAFDMDGFIRSLPYDQQEYATMMRDTQAFNEFIHERERQPQSDPAIRLFDEVILAKKARGKPTFSAGLSRLSTLRASHGLTPSYMGGGHNRQGAKVPSYLGDTSDHIWRTASVPVPSAKFSGDYRSVVTRVPVRLDPGLMKEPRAIQGVPSAGDGGGKGAEEAGC; encoded by the exons ATGGACGGCAACAATACTTCGGCTCCCCTTGCCGACTACTTCTGGATTGCAGGCATAGAAGACGTTAAATACGACGATGAACCAGCCTCCCAGTTGGACGTTGAGGACACCAtcgtcgaggacgaggatggagaggcgGAGACCGACCGGTCGGTAGCGACGCCGTCGCGCGCCACGGCTCGTCACTCGCGCCAGAACTCGGCTAACCGTTTGTCCGTCATGTCTAAGCTCTCCCTATCCGGTAGCGAAGAACCATCTCAGGATGAcgttgaggagaaggacatTACCAAAAGTAACCGTAGCAGCGCAACCATCCGGCCGAACCCCCCGCCCAGCCTCAACACCGGCCTTGCCAACGGGACCAACGGCACCAGCGGCACCAACGGCTTTGATCTGGGAAGCTTGGGCGGAGGACAAGGCATTGGATTCGACGGATTCCCCgccgactttgactttgacaagGCCCTCCTCAAGTTTGCCGCCGAACGCGAGaacttcctcgacgacctgACCTTCAGCGCAGGCGCAAGGGTCCAGTCGAGACCGCCCATGGTAAACCCCAGGACCGAGAGACTCAAGGCCGAGGACGCCGAGAGCGGGAGAAAGAGCCCTCTGAAGAGCATCCGCGGCAGCATTCGCCGCAAGATGAGTTTTAGGGATATGAGCAGCGTGAGAAAGCAGCCAATGACTCCTCGAGCGG GATCACTAGCCTCTATCCGGACGGCGAAGCGCCTGAGCAACTACAACTCCGTCATCCCACCCCCGGAACCGCTGAACCTCGATCCAGACATGCACCCGCTTAAGAGGCGGTTTGAGCCAGTTCTGCTTGATCGATATCCCCCGCGAGACGCCTCGGCCGACGACCTGGCCAGGAGAGGAAAGTTCCCCGACTACGTGCCCATGTTTGCCTTTCCCAACGACATCCAGATTGTCTCCTCGGACGACCGGCCTCGCTCGACCTGGCACGGATTCACCATGACGTCGGACGACAACTCCAAGATTTACGGCATTACCATCATTGTCTGGGTGGCACTGCACGCAGAGGTGGCGGACGAGGTCGAGAAGAGGTGCGAGCGATGGCGACAAAGACACATGAGCAACGAGGAAAGGGAGCTCGCTGCTAGTCTTGGCGGTCGTCTAGCCGCAGAGCGGGCGTATCTGTCACAGCTGCTCGCGAAGCTGGGTACCGTCCCCTCGGGATCGGCCGCCCGCGAGTCTCTGGACGAGCAGATTAGCGCGGTGGAGGAAAAGATCGCGCTCATGACGGAGATGCTGAGGCCGTTGAGGCATGGCGCGGCGTCCAAGATTGACGGTCTGACCGCCGGCGAGACGGGCCTCTGGGCTCCTAGGGCGTTTGGCATTTTGGGTAGAGATCCAGCCAAGATGCAGTTTTGGAAAGAATGGTTGCGAGCTGTCACGGTACCCATGACCGACGGCGCCGTTCTCCGGATCCCGCCGAGCTCGCCCAAGGTTGGACGCTGGCAGCCTTTGGAGCGCTATGTCGTGAACCTCTGCACCGAAGCTTTTAGCCCCCTCAGTTCTCTGACCCAGGTGGAGTTGGGCGTGCGAGAGCTGCGGCTGTATGCCCGCAAGGAGGCTGCCAATGAGCTTCCTGGATCGCGCAGTATTGATATCTACGCCCTGTTCAGATGCCTGTCTCTGGAAAACATCGTCCTGCTCTTCGAGTATGCCATGTCGGAAGGAcgcatcatcttcctctcatCACACACTGGCATGCTGCACCTTGCCTGCCATGCGTTGGCCAATTTGCTGTACCCCTTGAAATGGGCTAGCATCTTCATTCCGGTCTTGCCTGCCCGACTCATCTCGGCCCTGGAAGCCCCTTGCCCCTATATTGTTGGTATTGAGAGACGCTACGAGAAGATTGAGCTTCCTGACGACGATTACGTCCTTGTGGACCTCGACAAAGACAGTATCGACGCCACACACCAAGCGGTCAGCCTGCCACGGCAGCACCGACGAAAGCTTCTCTCGCTCCTTCAGATCGCCGCTCCTCACAGACTGAGATATGGAGTCACACCGGGACCACCCCCATACGCAATCGAGGCCTTCCCATACGACGCGTACTCGGCAGAAAACGAGACGCTGTTCAACCCCCTCCCGATGAAGAGCTCACTGGGCAAGTGGGTGTCGCAAAACTCATCCACCTTTGCCGAGCCAGATCCGCCAGAGTGCATCCGGACGCCGTTATTCAACGCTTTTGCCCAGGCCAAGATTGACCCTTCCAGGATGGAGCGACCGCCGACGTCCAAGTCCAGCAAGGGCAGCCCGCCGTCGTCTGTCTCGCCCGTGTCGATGAACTTTCCCCCCATGCCCATCACTCCCATCTCCAGGAGCGATTCCGGGTTTGCGGCTACGCTGAGGGAGAAGCGCTCTGGGCATTTTGACGAGAGGTCGAGGCGCAGCTCCTCGTTTGGGGTGGACAAGCagcctccccatccttccaTGGCCCACCGCCCGAGCCTGCCTTTTCTGAACGGCCACACGCAGAACATGTCCATCTCGGCCATCTCGATCGACTCGCAGTCTTCGTTTGGGGGTTATGCGCCCTCGACGTATGCGCAGTCGACGATTGCTGCCTCGACCATCATGCCCAACATGATGGTGCAGCCGGTTAAAAATACGGAGAATACCGTTTGGGTAGAGGGGCACTGCTTCAACTGGGAGCCGACGGAGACGGGGTCTACGTGCACGGTGTGCGACGAGAGGTCGGAGGGGGATGGGCTGTATAAATGCAACGGGTGTGACTGTTTGAGTCACAACAGGTGCTTGGGGTTTGTGAGCCTGGTGTGCCCGGAGGCGTTCCATCCGGACAGGGTGAGGGCCGCGTTTGTGAGGTGTCTGGCTAGTTTGCTGTATACGTACCGGAAGCATTTGGGGAGGCCGACGAGGGAGCAGAAGGGGCATGGGCAGTTGTATGCGTTTGATATGGATGGGTTTATTAGGAGTTTACCGTATGATCAGCAGGAGTATGCTACTATGATGAGGGACACGCAGG CATTCAACGAATTCATCCACGAGCGCGAGAGACAACCGCAATCGGACCCAGCGATCCGCCTCTTTGACGAGGTCAttctggccaagaaggcgagggggAAGCCGACGTTTTCTGCTGGCCTGTCCCGTCTGTCCACTTTGAGGGCATCTCATGGGTTAACGCCCTCTTACATGGGCGGGGGACATAACCGTCAGGGAGCGAAAGTGCCGAGTTATTTGGGGGACACGAGCGATCATATCTGGAGGACGGcgtcggtgccggtgccgagCGCGAAGTTTTCGGGGGATTACAGGAGTGTGGTCACGAGGGTGCCGGTGAGGTTAGATCCGGGCTTGATGAAGGAGCCGAGGGCGATTCAAGGGGTTCCGAGcgcgggggatgggggaggaaaaggtgcAGAGGAAGCAGGTTGCTAG
- the YPI1 gene encoding Type 1 phosphatases regulator ypi1 (EggNog:ENOG503P744; COG:S), whose protein sequence is MSSNDTPSHPTTQQHQREPRTGTISTTQTITTTSTSPQQAILRLRGAHAPSSRTVQWSEDVIDNEGLNRKKSKVCCIYHRPKGVDESSSESSSSDSSDSDSDSDGGKGDLDRQGKSDSGRRRVHNHNDDDKCNGHHHHHHSRGRKKNGDEGGSRRRKRKPSPNAYEKMPDYGIKPPGKGKDKDTSGDGGPMKA, encoded by the exons ATGTCCTCCAACGataccccctcccacccaacaacccaacagcaccaacgcGAACCCAGAACAGGCACCATAtcaaccacccaaacaatcaccacaacctcaacctccccccaacaagccatcctccgcctccgtGGTGCCCACGCCCCCAGTTCACGGACGGTGCAATGGTCAGAAGACGTCATAGACAATGAAGGTCTGAACCGCAAGAAGTCAAAAG TATGCTGCATCTACCACCGCCCCAAAGGCGTCGACGAATCCTCCTccgaatcctcctcctctgacTCTTCCGACTCCGACTCGGATTCCGATGGTGGAAAGGGTGACCTCGACCGACAAGGGAAATCAGATAGTGGGAGAAGACGTGTTCACAAtcacaacgacgacgacaagtgCAAcggacatcatcatcatcatcacagcaggggaaggaaaaagaacggggacgagggggggagtagaagaagaaagagaaagccGAGCCCGAATGCGTATGAGAAGATGCCTGATTATGGGATTAAACCGCctggaaaggggaaggataAGGACACttctggagatggggggcCGATGAAGGCTTAG
- a CDS encoding hypothetical protein (COG:S; EggNog:ENOG503P1AA) translates to MSHQRHFSDAAVKEPHSVLTRPSLVSQYPLSPPLSSSSSITPPPPLPASLSYSPSSTNPTPFLLSPILALPPSFGSAYVGTTFSCTLCANHDIPPPIDGGPPLSVKTIRDVKIEAEMKTPSSPTLIPLLPPGNDEGTDLSPGGTLQKIVSFDLREEGAHTLVVQVSYYEATSTSGRARMFRKLYQFVCKGLLVVRTKTSALGLGKQGNRRWVLEAQIENSGGGGRRGDGGGEVVFMEEIGLELKRG, encoded by the exons ATGAGTCACCAGCGTCACTTTTCCGACGCGGCGGTCAAGGAGCCTCACTCGGT TCTGACCCGACCATCTCTCGTATCTCAATaccccctctcaccacctctgtcctcctcctcctccattacgccccctcctccccttcccgcctCGCTATCttactccccctccagcaccaacccgACCCCTTTCTTActctcccccatcctcgccctccccccaagcTTCGGCTCGGCATATGTTGGGACAACCTTTTCTTGCACCCTCTGCGCGAATCATgacatccccccccccatcgACGGCGGTCCCCCCCTGTCGGTGAAGACGATCCGGGATGTCAAGATCGAAGCAGAGATGAAGACGCCTTCCTCTCCTACCCTCATCCCGCTGCTACCCCCCGGGAATGACGAGGGAACAGATCTCAGCCCGGGTGGGACACTCCAAAAGATTGTGAGTTTTGATCtacgggaggagggggcgcaCACGTTGGTGGTGCAGGTTAGTTACTACGAGGCTACGTCGACGAgcgggagggcgaggatgttTAGGAAGTTGTATCAGTTTGTTTgcaaggggttgttggttgtgcGGACGAAGACTTCTGCGCTTGGTTTGGGGAAGCAGGGGAATAGGAGGTGGGTTTTGGAGGCGCAGATTGAGAActcgggtggtggggggagacggggggatggtgggggggaggtggtgtttatGGAGGAGATTGGCTTGGAGCTgaaaaggggttga